tcctataAACacttattctctctctctctctctctctctctcttttaaccTGTTTGTCTTTGTTCTCCttgttctctctctttctctgaatgatgatgatggtgatgagaaAATGGAGTTGATGAGAGAGAAATGGCACAGCCACAGCCACAGCCACAGCAACACCAccatcatcacaacaacaacaatggcgGTGGTAGCAGCACCCAAAAACAACAACACCATGTTCTCCATGACTTTCTCGGCATGAAGCCCAACAACGATATACGCCTCTCTACTGACCTCTCACCTTCCTCTTCCTCCGCCGCTGCACGCGGCCCCTTCTCCTCCTCCGCCGCCTCCGACATCGCTTCCGGTGAGTCACTCACTCACCGAGTTACCGagttagtagtagtagtagtagtacccCCTTCCAACCCGCCATTTGCGTTTAACCTTAAAATGCAATCTTTTTGTTCTTTCTAACTTGGTAACTCCACTTTTTTCCATACTTAGTTCAAACTTTTCAgtgaatatttttaaataaataatttaagaaAAACTTCTTTTCATCATAAGCGCATTatgtaattattttttgaaaatgaaaaaaaaaaaaaaaaatcttttgaaGAGCAttgttttgttacttgtgatctGTTTCTATGCATCAATTCTCATCCACTGTTgttgttctctctctctctctctctctctcagtgTTAGGGTAGGTTGATTCTTATGGTTTAATAACATAATTTTGGTGtgtctttggaatttttgttctatttatttattttccttaaaTAGTTATTTCCTTCATTAGCTTTCAGTCTAGAGTATTTAGCTTAACATAGTAGtagctttttaatttttttttttaattttgggtAATGTAAATTTAATTAATGGCAGCGTTTATTCTGCGTTGGAGTTGTTCCAATTGCTTTACACGATTGTTTTGGGCTtgattctctttttcatttttctgcatttgttatttttcattgggTTTTTGCTAATAATCTTAATGAGTGGCCACCTTTTTCGTTTTACAACTTGGAGTGCTGAATTTAATCAATCATTTTGAATAGCAATTAGAGTGAAACTATGGTTGTGACTTCTGTCTTGTCAATTATAGTGAAAACTATAAGGCATTACTATTGAGTAGATGTGCTTGCTTACTTAAAGAAATCTTTTAATGGTTCTTGTTTCTATAAATGTAATGTATTTCCCCTCATCAATTTGATAGAAAAACAGGTAGGGAATCATCTTGAAGGGGTTCCATACTATGGTCCACGAAGTGATTTTTCTGGCACCGAGATAAGCAACAGATTAGTGGGAAACAAGAGAAGCAATTCTGATTCTACTTTTATGGGTTCCTCCAGAGATGCCTTCCAAATGGTCCCTGATTCCTTTCAAAACTCTCATTTGATGAAGGTTTGATTGAAATGCCGAATAATTCTTTTTTCCTATCCTGTGTCTACAATTACTGAATAAGAAAAAGGTGCTCTTGATTTGTCTCCTATACTCATTGATATCTAAAAGTTCTATTTTGAAACAGGTCCTTCGTAGTGCTGCCGGAGGAGAGAAGCTTAGAAGGCCAAATGATGACGAAGTGTTGCTCGGTATGCAGTCGCTGAAGCCAATGTCTGCTTCTCTATTTCAGCCTCCTACAAATTCCAAGCTTGATGCCAATAAATGGGAACGATCTTTACTCATGAATGTTGGCCCTTCCATGCAGCATCCCCCGCGTGGAGGTCAACTGACGCCGTTTGTACACCAAATAGCCTCAAACAAAATGAGGGATGCCAATGCCGGTCCTTCATTTATTTCTCAGTCAGCTGCTGATGAAGGATCTAGAACAGGAATTAAGGGCCCTGGCATTTTAAGTTCCATAAACCCAACTGCTTTGGGCATTGAGAAATCATCATCTGCAGGGTTTCTTGGTGGAAGCAGGACAAAGACTGTAAGTAATGTAGTGGACCCCGAATCATCGGCACTTCCAAGGTAAATCTTTCCACCTTGGTTCTTTCTACTTTTGGTCCCTCTCACAAAATGGAGAAGCTACTTGATTTTGGTTCATTTTGGTATTGGTTGCAGTCAACATGGCCAAAAATCTTCCAGCCGCCAGATGACTATATTTTATGGGGGTCAGGCTCATGTTTTCGATGATGTCCACCCTCACAAGGTCGGTCTGTCTTATTGGTAGCTTGCCGTATCTGTTTATTACATGTTTACTTTCAGTGAAATAAGGCCTCTAATTAATTAGGCTGACTGGCAATTTTTCAAGCAAAATTTAACTCCTATATGATAACTATGCTTCTGTTCCAATTATTGTTGAGAAACATGTATTGATATACTGGATTGATTTCCATAGAAACCATACCACTCTAATGTAGTTGCTAGAGCTTGCTTTACTTTGTCATTGCACCATCTTGTGCCTCTGTTGAACCTATAATTGCAGCTGAAAAAAGCTCTGTGGCAATCATTGATTCAACTCTGCTTAAGTTTTGGCACCCAGATGGAAAATCACTATTCAGTATTTTCTACTTGAACAGTTATCCTAACCTTTTTCTGGTATTCCAGAATGTATATGCTGCTCTTTATATAAGAATACCTGTGTTTAAAGTTGGTATAGCACTTATAATACAAAAATGATGGAAAAATAGATGTAAACAataggatttaggctttatggACAAAATGGAAGAGTGCTTTTGGTGTTATTGACAAATTGATTATAAGAATTTAGATTGAAATGGTTTGTCTTTAGAAATGGCTtacaataaaacatgaaaaacgcTGTTTTATCTATTTTACCTATCCCATGTAGTTCTAGTAGGAAAAATCTTGTCAATTGTTTACTGGGAAGTAATTTGGGGTAGCACTTAGTGTGAAAAAGATCGGAGTTGCTTTAAGTGTTTTGTCTATAGCCGTGGTTCACAATAGGGCACGATAGTATCGATTGATCCTTGTAATCAAGCCTAGCTAATGGGTTaaggattggttgttgttgttggttgggAGTAGTGTTTAAGATCAGTCTTATTCCCCTTTCTGTCTTTTCTTTCCCCTCGTACTTTTGTCTTGTACTTTCCAACATGTTTGCTTCTTTTGGGAGTTTATGGACTTCCTATTACTTTTTGgctttccaaaataattttctaatGTTAAATTAAAGCTAAGAACTGGATAGGTTTGAAGATTATTGTATAAATTATGCTTGACTTCGGCAGACTCTGAGCAGTAGATGAAAGCACTTAATTCTTGTATGTTTAGCTGTTGATGAAACACCATATGTTCTTTCATCAATGGGACTTGGAGAAGGCCTGATTTAACCTTGTGTCATAGTTCTTTATGGTACCTAGTGCAAAATAATGAGCTGTgttgatttacataagtaccatATCAATCTGAAGTTGTTTTACTTTTTAATTGCAATGTAAAAGGATTTGTAGCAACCAATAATGCAATTGCTATGTTATGGTGCTTGGGTGGAAACCACTATTGGTGTATTTTCAATTACTGATGAGAACTTGTGCACTTTTCTTTTAGTATTCCAGAATATATATTCTGTTGATTGGCTCTTTATAATAGAAAATAATTAATGATTTTTTGGTGTTAGTTGTCACAATAGTGTTTGAAGTACATACAACAGTAGTTATGACAGAATACAGGATGACTGGGAAATTAAAGAAGTTACTTGTAATAGGAAAGTACTTATTATTA
The DNA window shown above is from Arachis ipaensis cultivar K30076 chromosome B08, Araip1.1, whole genome shotgun sequence and carries:
- the LOC107613289 gene encoding protein TIFY 8 isoform X1, coding for MAQPQPQPQQHHHHHNNNNGGGSSTQKQQHHVLHDFLGMKPNNDIRLSTDLSPSSSSAAARGPFSSSAASDIASEKQVGNHLEGVPYYGPRSDFSGTEISNRLVGNKRSNSDSTFMGSSRDAFQMVPDSFQNSHLMKVLRSAAGGEKLRRPNDDEVLLGMQSLKPMSASLFQPPTNSKLDANKWERSLLMNVGPSMQHPPRGGQLTPFVHQIASNKMRDANAGPSFISQSAADEGSRTGIKGPGILSSINPTALGIEKSSSAGFLGGSRTKTVSNVVDPESSALPSQHGQKSSSRQMTIFYGGQAHVFDDVHPHKADVIMSLAGSNGGSWSTAFSPKSSVKLANDSNLHSGENDTGIPHDLHGRLPITGSSSHAIVPGDRISTPAVVVANQGSIVSKHTRNPVQASEPRSEDKKRAQ
- the LOC107613289 gene encoding protein TIFY 8 isoform X2: MAQPQPQPQQHHHHHNNNNGGGSSTQKQQHHVLHDFLGMKPNNDIRLSTDLSPSSSSAAARGPFSSSAASDIASEKQVGNHLEGVPYYGPRSDFSGTEISNRLVGNKRSNSDSTFMGSSRDAFQMVPDSFQNSHLMKVLRSAAGGEKLRRPNDDEVLLGMQSLKPMSASLFQPPTNSKLDANKWERSLLMNVGPSMQHPPRGGQLTPFVHQIASNKMRDANAGPSFISQSAADEGSRTGIKGPGILSSINPTALGIEKSSSAGFLGGSRTKTVSNVVDPESSALPSQHGQKSSSRQMTIFYGGQAHVFDDVHPHKADVIMSLAGSNGGSWSTAFSPKSSVKLANDSNLHSGENDTGIPHDLHGRLPITGSSSHAIVPGDRISTPAVANQGSIVSKHTRNPVQASEPRSEDKKRAQ
- the LOC107613289 gene encoding protein TIFY 8 isoform X4, translating into MAQPQPQPQQHHHHHNNNNGGGSSTQKQQHHVLHDFLGMKPNNDIRLSTDLSPSSSSAAARGPFSSSAASDIASEKQVGNHLEGVPYYGPRSDFSGTEISNRLVGNKRSNSDSTFMGSSRDAFQMVPDSFQNSHLMKVLRSAAGGEKLRRPNDDEVLLGMQSLKPMSASLFQPPTNSKLDANKWERSLLMNVGPSMQHPPRGGQLTPFVHQIASNKMRDANAGPSFISQSAADEGSRTGIKGPGILSSINPTALGIEKSSSAGFLGGSRTKTVSNVVDPESSALPSQHGQKSSSRQMTIFYGGQAHVFDDVHPHKLKKALWQSLIQLCLSFGTQMENHYSVFST
- the LOC107613289 gene encoding protein TIFY 8 isoform X3; its protein translation is MAQPQPQPQQHHHHHNNNNGGGSSTQKQQHHVLHDFLGMKPNNDIRLSTDLSPSSSSAAARGPFSSSAASDIASEKQVGNHLEGVPYYGPRSDFSGTEISNRLVGNKRSNSDSTFMGSSRDAFQMVPDSFQNSHLMKVLRSAAGGEKLRRPNDDEVLLGMQSLKPMSASLFQPPTNSKLDANKWERSLLMNVGPSMQHPPRGGQLTPFVHQIASNKMRDANAGPSFISQSAADEGSRTGIKGPGILSSINPTALGIEKSSSAGFLGGSRTKTVSNVVDPESSALPSQHGQKSSSRQMTIFYGGQAHVFDDVHPHKADVIMSLAGSNGGSWSTAFSPKSSVKLANDSNLHSGENDTGIPHDLHGRLPITGSSSHAIVPGDRISTPAGKHCI